A window from Opitutia bacterium ISCC 52 encodes these proteins:
- a CDS encoding class I mannose-6-phosphate isomerase translates to MSSPIYFKPLYMERVWGGRGLEDKLGRSLPSDKVIGESWEIVDRPEAQSVVATGAFEGQTIRELLESSSGTVMGPTYDSSKPFPILVKWLDCQEKLSLQVHPPYKVAEKLGGEPKTENWYITDVDEGAELMVGLKDGVTCEAFEEALKNNALEPLVNKATVSPGDSIFVWSGRIHAIGGGNFILEIQQNSDTTYRVYDWGRVGLDGKPRDLHIDESMESIAFDDYEPEPMRDTQPGDTIADCNEFRIRKEKVGVDKTLSFPETSQPVLLNVVSGEIDIQGQDRTRFKKGDTVLLPYTGDFVVSGVGDADLLITDHFA, encoded by the coding sequence ATGTCTTCTCCAATTTACTTTAAACCCCTGTATATGGAACGCGTCTGGGGAGGCCGAGGCCTCGAGGACAAGCTAGGACGATCTCTGCCGTCAGACAAAGTCATTGGCGAGAGTTGGGAGATAGTCGATCGCCCTGAAGCGCAGTCTGTAGTGGCTACCGGTGCATTTGAAGGACAGACTATTCGTGAGTTGTTGGAATCATCTTCTGGCACCGTAATGGGCCCCACTTATGATTCTTCCAAACCCTTCCCCATCCTTGTGAAGTGGTTGGATTGTCAGGAGAAACTTAGCTTGCAAGTGCACCCACCGTATAAGGTTGCTGAAAAACTGGGAGGCGAACCTAAAACGGAAAATTGGTATATTACGGATGTGGATGAAGGTGCCGAGCTTATGGTTGGCCTCAAAGATGGGGTGACTTGCGAAGCTTTTGAAGAGGCTCTCAAAAACAATGCGCTTGAACCCCTGGTTAACAAGGCGACCGTTTCACCCGGTGACTCTATTTTTGTTTGGAGCGGACGCATTCATGCGATTGGTGGAGGAAACTTCATTTTGGAAATCCAACAAAACTCAGACACCACGTATAGAGTGTATGATTGGGGTCGAGTAGGATTGGATGGAAAACCTAGAGATCTGCATATCGATGAATCGATGGAATCGATAGCTTTCGATGACTACGAGCCGGAGCCGATGAGGGATACGCAGCCCGGAGATACCATCGCAGACTGTAACGAGTTTCGTATTCGGAAGGAAAAGGTGGGCGTCGATAAAACGCTGAGTTTCCCCGAAACCAGCCAACCAGTACTCCTCAATGTTGTTTCCGGAGAAATTGATATCCAGGGCCAAGATCGCACCCGATTTAAAAAAGGAGACACGGTATTATTACCTTACACCGGAGATTTTGTGGTGAGCGGAGTTGGCGATGCAGATTTGTTGATCACGGATCACTTTGCGTGA
- the grpE gene encoding nucleotide exchange factor GrpE, whose amino-acid sequence MKAEEKNQTSENEIEEPVVEEAQEATENTAEAEAPQKDVAEATEEEASTDEVATDEEKELTVDELLQQSHKEKEDLYQKVLRAAADFENFRKRSLREKEELRKYAVSGLIEDLLPALDNLELGLAAADNHPEAKAVSDGFRMVAQQITSILQNNGVECVNPEGEDFDPNFHESVGFQPSDEVEDQKVIQVLRKGYSLNGRILRAANVIVSSGPASEEEGES is encoded by the coding sequence ATGAAAGCAGAGGAAAAAAATCAAACATCTGAAAACGAAATTGAAGAGCCGGTAGTTGAAGAAGCCCAAGAGGCGACTGAAAATACAGCTGAAGCCGAAGCTCCTCAAAAGGATGTAGCCGAAGCAACCGAGGAAGAGGCTTCAACTGACGAAGTGGCGACTGATGAGGAGAAGGAGCTCACCGTCGACGAGCTTCTTCAGCAAAGCCATAAAGAAAAAGAGGACCTTTATCAAAAGGTACTCCGGGCAGCCGCTGACTTTGAGAATTTTCGTAAACGTAGTCTCCGGGAAAAAGAGGAGCTTCGTAAGTATGCAGTATCTGGATTAATCGAAGATCTGCTACCTGCATTGGATAATTTAGAACTTGGACTGGCAGCAGCCGACAATCATCCGGAAGCGAAGGCGGTATCCGATGGATTTCGAATGGTAGCCCAGCAGATCACTAGCATTCTCCAAAACAATGGAGTGGAGTGCGTTAATCCTGAAGGTGAAGATTTTGATCCAAACTTTCACGAGAGCGTGGGTTTTCAGCCCAGCGACGAAGTTGAGGATCAAAAGGTAATTCAAGTGCTTCGCAAAGGGTATAGCTTGAATGGTCGTATTCTTCGCGCTGCGAATGTGATTGTTTCCAGTGGTCCCGCTAGTGAAGAAGAAGGAGAAAGCTAA
- the dnaJ gene encoding molecular chaperone DnaJ: MMADDYYELLGVSREVSGDELKKAYRKQALKYHPDRNPDDKEAEEQFKKVSHAYEVLKDSEKRAAYDRYGPQAFQGGGMGAGGGGGFHDPFDMFRDVFEGQGGSGGGFGGIFDELFGGGRSSGPGGARAGANLQYDLQISLEEAAKGVEKEITFRRAVGCEQCNGSGAEPGTSKKTCNTCGGAGQVTSSRGFFRVKQACPTCHGTGSIIEKPCSQCSGEGRVMKTSTSQVKVPAGVDTGSRLRLSGMGEAGTGGGPTGDLIIVIHVKDHDIFDRDGDDLYCQIPIKFTLASLGGAIDVPTLSGRASLKIPAGTQSGTTFRMRKKGMTSLRGYGNGDQYITVHVEVPKSLTGKQKSLLEEFAKESGDDQNPVGKSFFDKAKRFFDDK; encoded by the coding sequence ATTATGGCGGATGATTATTATGAGCTATTGGGTGTAAGCAGAGAAGTTTCAGGCGATGAGCTGAAAAAAGCCTATCGGAAACAAGCGCTTAAGTACCACCCAGACCGCAATCCGGATGATAAGGAAGCGGAAGAGCAATTTAAGAAAGTATCGCATGCTTACGAAGTTCTCAAAGATTCGGAAAAGCGAGCGGCGTATGACCGTTATGGACCTCAAGCCTTCCAAGGAGGTGGAATGGGAGCCGGTGGCGGAGGTGGGTTTCATGACCCCTTTGATATGTTTCGCGACGTCTTCGAAGGTCAAGGCGGCAGCGGCGGTGGATTTGGTGGTATTTTCGATGAGCTATTTGGCGGCGGTCGGAGCAGCGGCCCCGGTGGAGCCCGTGCGGGAGCGAACCTCCAGTACGACTTGCAAATCAGCCTGGAAGAAGCCGCTAAAGGCGTTGAAAAGGAAATTACTTTTCGCCGCGCGGTTGGTTGCGAACAGTGTAACGGTAGTGGTGCCGAACCTGGTACCAGTAAGAAAACCTGTAATACCTGTGGTGGTGCTGGTCAAGTAACCTCATCCCGTGGGTTTTTCCGAGTAAAGCAGGCCTGCCCAACCTGTCACGGAACGGGGTCAATTATTGAGAAACCTTGCTCTCAGTGTTCAGGGGAAGGCCGCGTAATGAAAACCAGCACTTCTCAGGTTAAAGTACCTGCCGGAGTCGACACGGGTTCTCGTTTACGTCTTTCCGGAATGGGAGAAGCAGGTACCGGTGGTGGACCAACCGGAGACTTGATTATAGTTATCCATGTCAAGGATCACGATATCTTCGATCGCGATGGAGATGACCTTTATTGCCAAATCCCCATCAAGTTTACTTTGGCTTCATTGGGTGGCGCTATCGATGTGCCTACTTTAAGCGGAAGGGCCTCACTCAAAATCCCTGCAGGGACTCAATCGGGAACGACGTTCCGTATGCGGAAAAAAGGAATGACTTCGTTGCGTGGTTATGGAAATGGCGATCAGTACATCACGGTGCACGTGGAAGTTCCCAAATCACTGACAGGAAAACAGAAGTCGCTTTTGGAAGAGTTTGCCAAAGAATCGGGGGACGACCAGAATCCAGTTGGAAAGTCGTTTTTTGATAAAGCAAAACGTTTCTTCGACGACAAGTAG
- a CDS encoding 50S ribosomal protein L11 methyltransferase produces the protein MPLFQVTIPITGEQVESLEELLFEVDDGHWNIFLDQDTQIGTASGVYESEKDARTTWQVIAPFFEEVLGSLEPRFEELPDKDWKDSYKDHFKPWSFEGLHWVPVWERENYEVPPGDAVVFLDPGMAFGTGNHETTRLCIEALIDFLKQPGLEKTPLEELTCCDAGCGSGILAISAKKLGLGSVFGFDNDPDAVRISHENTELNQLVGEIDFIKGDIDSGFQNQSHDLVFANILGVVLMEFPEQLLNSVKPGGRLILSGILKVELQQVEYVFRKQMEEMGQTGSIHLHELGEWSDVVIDLI, from the coding sequence ATGCCGCTGTTTCAAGTGACCATTCCCATCACCGGTGAGCAGGTTGAATCACTGGAGGAATTGCTTTTCGAAGTAGATGACGGGCATTGGAATATCTTCCTTGATCAGGACACACAGATAGGCACAGCTTCTGGAGTATACGAGAGTGAGAAAGATGCACGGACTACTTGGCAGGTCATTGCGCCCTTTTTTGAAGAAGTGTTAGGTTCACTTGAGCCTCGTTTCGAAGAGCTGCCTGATAAAGATTGGAAGGACAGTTACAAAGACCACTTTAAGCCATGGAGTTTCGAGGGGTTGCATTGGGTACCTGTATGGGAACGGGAAAACTATGAGGTCCCGCCGGGCGATGCGGTGGTCTTCTTAGATCCGGGAATGGCCTTCGGGACTGGCAACCATGAGACCACCCGTTTGTGCATAGAGGCTCTCATTGATTTTCTTAAACAACCAGGACTCGAGAAAACTCCTCTGGAAGAATTGACCTGTTGTGATGCGGGTTGTGGTTCCGGAATCCTAGCTATCTCGGCTAAAAAGCTAGGCCTGGGGTCTGTATTCGGTTTCGATAACGATCCGGATGCTGTCCGTATCAGCCATGAGAATACAGAGCTGAATCAATTGGTCGGTGAGATTGATTTTATCAAAGGAGATATAGACAGCGGCTTTCAAAACCAATCCCATGACCTTGTGTTTGCCAACATCCTTGGAGTGGTGCTTATGGAATTTCCCGAACAGCTACTGAATTCAGTAAAGCCTGGTGGCAGGCTCATTCTAAGTGGGATTTTGAAAGTCGAATTGCAACAAGTTGAATATGTTTTCCGCAAGCAAATGGAGGAGATGGGCCAAACGGGCAGTATTCACCTGCATGAGCTAGGCGAATGGTCGGACGTTGTTATCGACCTGATATGA
- the amaP gene encoding alkaline shock response membrane anchor protein AmaP has product MESTLDKFGTEPLQLTLMVLIPLAVIFVVLVVLFLKLGEKNLLVFNNQDGKVEISRNAIQEIVQRTCEQFVEVGKARSDIRKIKGQIHIKVRLKLRVKTRLQDISNELQRQITHAIRHDLGIENLGEVNVIVEGFLAEPRPKA; this is encoded by the coding sequence ATGGAAAGCACCCTAGACAAATTTGGCACTGAGCCCTTGCAGCTCACCCTCATGGTCCTCATTCCCCTAGCCGTCATTTTCGTGGTTTTGGTGGTTCTATTTCTAAAATTGGGAGAGAAGAATCTTCTGGTTTTCAACAATCAGGACGGGAAAGTAGAGATTTCTCGCAATGCCATTCAGGAAATTGTTCAACGTACCTGCGAGCAGTTCGTGGAAGTTGGAAAAGCGCGTAGTGATATTCGCAAGATTAAGGGCCAGATTCACATCAAGGTACGATTGAAACTTCGCGTTAAAACACGACTACAGGACATTTCGAATGAGCTTCAGCGACAAATCACGCATGCCATTCGACACGACCTGGGAATCGAAAACCTGGGTGAGGTAAATGTAATCGTGGAAGGCTTTCTTGCTGAACCAAGGCCCAAGGCCTAG
- a CDS encoding Asp23/Gls24 family envelope stress response protein has product MDSDKSDTQQIPSLSTEDSNSLGDIKINHSVVASIVRLAALENGGVYAVAGSFVEGIADMFSKKEEKGVRVTESEQSNYVIEIRLILNYGVELAKCAYDVQIAAKDRVENMTGKLVERVDVVIDGVKSPDGRDEDGTSNLQEVE; this is encoded by the coding sequence ATGGACAGCGACAAATCGGATACCCAACAAATTCCCTCCCTTTCAACGGAAGACTCCAACTCTTTAGGGGACATCAAAATTAATCACTCGGTGGTAGCGAGCATCGTTCGCTTGGCCGCACTCGAAAACGGTGGCGTTTACGCCGTAGCTGGCAGCTTTGTTGAAGGCATCGCCGATATGTTTTCCAAGAAGGAAGAAAAAGGAGTGCGTGTTACAGAGAGCGAGCAGAGCAACTACGTCATCGAAATTCGCCTCATCCTCAACTACGGGGTCGAACTGGCAAAATGTGCCTATGACGTGCAGATTGCCGCAAAAGACCGAGTCGAAAACATGACTGGTAAATTGGTTGAGCGTGTTGATGTCGTTATCGATGGCGTCAAATCACCTGATGGTAGAGATGAGGATGGAACCTCCAATCTACAGGAAGTAGAGTAA
- the accC gene encoding acetyl-CoA carboxylase biotin carboxylase subunit: MISKILIANRGEIALRIVRACRELGIKTLAVYSEADEQSLHVQLADEAICIGPASPSESYLKADRIISAAEISDVDAIHPGYGFLSEKAEFVEQCESCKIKFIGPSSEIIRNMGDKALAIETARKAGVPTVPGSDGVIPTAEEAVKVAESIGYPVLIKAVSGGGGKGMRVAHNSAAFHKEFEMAKAEAEKAFGDGDVYLEKFINNPRHIEFQILADNHGNVVHLGERDCSVQRRHQKLIEEAPSPFLTDGLREKMGNAAIKAAKSVGYTNAGTIEFLVDEDGNFYFIEMNTRIQVEHPVTEEITDTDLIKEQIRITDGQKLRFTQDEIVINRHAIECRINAEDPMRNFAPCPGTIDLYYPPGGHGVRVDSHVYGGYTIPPYYDSMIGKLITYGRNREIAMDRMYRALGEFIISGIKTTIPFSKAIMQDPVFRNGKATTKFIEEFVERANMDTLLQSNHNIE; encoded by the coding sequence ATGATCAGTAAAATTCTCATCGCCAATCGTGGCGAAATTGCTCTTCGCATCGTTCGCGCCTGTCGGGAGCTAGGTATTAAGACGCTAGCCGTTTATTCGGAGGCGGACGAGCAGTCATTGCACGTCCAATTGGCCGACGAAGCTATCTGCATCGGACCGGCTTCACCCAGTGAAAGCTATCTAAAAGCGGATCGCATCATCAGTGCAGCTGAGATTTCAGATGTAGATGCTATCCATCCTGGCTATGGATTTCTTTCGGAGAAGGCTGAATTCGTAGAACAATGCGAAAGCTGCAAAATTAAATTTATCGGCCCAAGCTCGGAAATAATCCGCAATATGGGCGACAAAGCCCTGGCAATCGAAACGGCCCGGAAAGCAGGGGTGCCAACTGTCCCCGGAAGTGACGGAGTCATCCCAACAGCGGAAGAAGCAGTCAAAGTAGCCGAATCCATTGGATACCCAGTACTTATCAAAGCGGTTTCAGGTGGCGGTGGAAAAGGAATGCGCGTAGCCCACAATAGCGCAGCCTTCCACAAAGAATTTGAGATGGCCAAAGCAGAGGCCGAAAAAGCCTTTGGAGATGGCGACGTCTACTTAGAAAAATTTATCAACAATCCTCGTCATATTGAGTTCCAGATCCTTGCCGACAACCATGGCAATGTGGTTCACCTTGGAGAACGGGATTGCTCGGTTCAACGCCGGCACCAAAAACTCATCGAAGAAGCACCTTCACCCTTCCTGACAGACGGATTGCGGGAGAAAATGGGGAATGCAGCCATCAAAGCGGCTAAGTCAGTAGGATATACCAATGCCGGTACGATTGAGTTTCTAGTCGATGAAGATGGAAATTTCTACTTCATCGAGATGAATACCCGGATACAGGTGGAACACCCGGTAACTGAAGAGATTACGGATACTGATTTGATCAAGGAGCAAATCCGCATCACGGATGGGCAAAAACTGCGCTTCACTCAGGATGAGATCGTTATCAATCGCCATGCGATTGAGTGCCGCATCAATGCGGAAGATCCAATGAGAAACTTCGCACCCTGCCCAGGAACGATCGATCTTTATTATCCGCCCGGGGGACACGGTGTACGTGTGGATTCGCATGTCTACGGTGGATACACGATTCCTCCCTATTATGATAGCATGATCGGGAAGCTCATTACCTATGGCAGAAACCGGGAAATCGCCATGGACCGCATGTACCGGGCCTTGGGAGAATTTATTATTAGCGGGATCAAAACGACGATTCCGTTTTCTAAAGCAATTATGCAGGATCCAGTGTTTAGAAATGGTAAAGCGACGACCAAGTTTATCGAAGAATTTGTAGAACGCGCTAACATGGATACCTTACTGCAGTCTAATCACAACATCGAATAA
- the accB gene encoding acetyl-CoA carboxylase biotin carboxyl carrier protein has product MDLKQIKQIIDIMKKSSLTEFEIEEKDLKLRICRSDENQGNSAAGMPAYAAPVPAYTPPPAAAAAAEAAAGEVEEKGVVIIKSPMVGTFYSASSPESPAFVSIGDSVNKDTTVCIIEAMKVMNEIPAELSGSIKEILVENGEAVEYGQPLFKVKS; this is encoded by the coding sequence TTGGACTTAAAACAAATAAAACAGATCATCGACATCATGAAAAAGTCCTCGCTCACTGAGTTTGAGATTGAGGAAAAAGACTTGAAGCTACGAATCTGTCGAAGTGATGAAAACCAGGGCAACAGCGCAGCGGGCATGCCGGCTTATGCAGCGCCCGTTCCTGCCTATACACCTCCACCGGCAGCTGCTGCAGCAGCTGAGGCTGCAGCAGGCGAAGTAGAGGAGAAGGGTGTCGTTATTATCAAGTCACCGATGGTTGGCACCTTTTATTCAGCTTCTTCTCCGGAGAGCCCAGCCTTTGTAAGTATAGGAGATTCAGTAAACAAGGACACCACGGTTTGTATCATCGAAGCCATGAAGGTCATGAATGAAATCCCGGCTGAACTCTCTGGATCGATCAAAGAAATCCTTGTAGAAAACGGAGAGGCCGTGGAGTACGGCCAGCCACTGTTTAAGGTTAAGTCCTAA
- a CDS encoding AsmA-like C-terminal region-containing protein: protein MISLIFSLMLLLTALGLSIYYEELPVPDKLIRKLQAEFEKQGLNLDFETIALDFRGNVFIKSARVAFTDLEGPALDVGSLYLDINYAALIIGKPPFALLRLGSTSFYSPPVVSRSGATETLVSDLNLELTRKWSTWNLNYLTGRFKTLNLSAHGDLSALVAKLSQPRGKKEDRPELYIQYLQLSRFLSDYSKNLQGALSPRANFRLSSEGRETFVVEATLMADAFSYEGLPTITEASQQSLIQVFPEIQMRGPIQIKATSLEDTINQLSASDLTLSVWKDTPIFNLDTLFPFEADITTGPIEIQGTAVDHLIFKGQLLSQNSAEGRLVTSLYGGSLEADLTGDWKEKTAAGTLTGSLNLEEVFARPEFDHLWKLRWSKQYKPLYVDLNFKYPGNLDEATAQFRVETRDIDIIKTPFKWAQARGTLEGTKADVYRLEGGGYGNDLLCSFRQDLRSPFYHFSMVGRFRPHDIDVWWRDWWKKTFDYLDIKGELPWMDLSLRNAFKFKKQLTLFGYAEAENINLKGMHFDRASSKMFIRPNYIDALDLELERPEGNAKGGFQRQLVFSKLKNVIVDVESNIELEPSFSLFGESGLRILEPYTWDGNPNISVKGEFNFENDTHWQDIDFSIQTDQGMTLYDFPFDSLDVQGRYQRGDTLLDDVQFGFAGGNGWGEASFLRQEEQSFLIFDFDIENADLDESLQRIASVKEIEEEEETAPSNEKDQEPLEGKLQIHVNGISPAGYGLDRVMAKGEIEITEGNLAQIPLFGPLSDLLPFTKLQLNEAKSYFAWDDGKMTFPDLVLTGKTGRLEGIGDYHTSSSLLDFQVQMYLLRETDIPLISDIIMPLFDPVSHMASVNLKGTLKKPEWRFAISPLNLFDSKPEEIKEEPKEELQDFEFRK from the coding sequence ATGATCTCCCTGATATTTAGCCTGATGCTTTTGCTAACAGCGCTTGGGTTAAGTATATACTATGAGGAGCTACCTGTACCTGATAAACTGATACGAAAGCTCCAAGCGGAATTCGAGAAGCAAGGCCTGAACCTAGATTTCGAAACGATAGCCCTGGATTTCAGGGGTAATGTTTTCATTAAAAGTGCTCGTGTAGCATTTACCGATCTTGAGGGTCCTGCTTTGGACGTTGGATCACTGTACCTGGATATCAACTACGCTGCGCTTATTATTGGCAAACCGCCCTTCGCCCTGCTTCGACTTGGCAGCACCAGTTTCTATAGCCCTCCTGTTGTCTCACGATCCGGAGCAACTGAAACCCTTGTTAGCGACTTAAATCTTGAGCTTACACGAAAATGGAGCACCTGGAACCTTAACTACCTGACCGGACGTTTCAAAACCCTTAACCTATCCGCACATGGCGATCTAAGCGCACTCGTGGCAAAGCTGAGCCAGCCGCGAGGAAAGAAGGAAGATCGCCCGGAACTGTATATTCAATATTTGCAACTATCGCGGTTTCTTTCGGACTATTCAAAAAACCTCCAGGGAGCACTTTCTCCACGCGCGAACTTTCGGTTGAGCAGCGAGGGAAGGGAAACCTTCGTCGTTGAAGCTACTCTGATGGCGGATGCATTTAGCTACGAGGGTCTGCCCACGATCACGGAAGCCAGTCAACAATCACTGATTCAAGTATTTCCAGAAATTCAGATGCGTGGGCCCATTCAGATAAAGGCCACATCTCTAGAGGACACCATCAACCAGCTAAGCGCATCAGATTTAACCCTTTCGGTCTGGAAAGATACACCGATCTTCAACCTGGATACCCTGTTTCCCTTCGAGGCAGACATAACAACTGGCCCCATTGAAATCCAAGGCACCGCGGTAGATCACCTGATATTCAAAGGCCAACTACTAAGTCAAAATTCAGCGGAAGGCCGTTTGGTTACTTCGCTTTATGGCGGGAGCCTCGAAGCAGACCTCACAGGAGACTGGAAAGAAAAGACGGCTGCGGGAACCTTAACAGGATCCCTGAATCTGGAAGAGGTTTTTGCGCGTCCTGAATTTGATCACCTCTGGAAACTTCGATGGTCCAAACAATACAAACCACTCTACGTGGATCTCAATTTCAAATACCCTGGCAATCTGGATGAAGCCACCGCTCAATTCCGCGTTGAAACTCGTGATATAGACATTATCAAGACGCCGTTTAAGTGGGCGCAGGCTCGAGGTACATTGGAAGGCACCAAAGCAGATGTTTATAGACTGGAAGGCGGAGGTTATGGAAACGACCTGCTGTGCAGCTTTCGCCAAGATCTTAGAAGCCCATTTTATCACTTCTCAATGGTCGGTCGCTTTCGCCCTCACGACATCGATGTCTGGTGGCGAGATTGGTGGAAAAAGACCTTCGACTACCTGGATATCAAAGGCGAACTACCCTGGATGGATCTTTCTCTCCGCAATGCCTTCAAATTTAAAAAGCAGCTCACGTTGTTTGGATATGCAGAAGCAGAGAACATCAATTTGAAAGGCATGCATTTCGACCGGGCTTCCTCTAAAATGTTTATTCGCCCCAACTATATCGATGCGCTTGATCTCGAGCTCGAAAGGCCGGAAGGCAATGCCAAGGGAGGTTTTCAAAGGCAGCTGGTGTTCAGTAAGCTGAAAAACGTGATCGTGGATGTGGAGTCCAACATCGAGTTAGAGCCCAGCTTCAGCTTATTTGGCGAAAGTGGATTAAGAATCCTCGAACCCTATACCTGGGATGGAAATCCCAACATTTCAGTTAAGGGAGAGTTCAACTTTGAGAATGATACCCATTGGCAGGACATAGACTTCTCCATCCAAACAGATCAGGGAATGACTCTCTATGATTTTCCATTCGACAGCTTGGATGTCCAAGGCCGTTACCAACGAGGCGACACCTTGTTGGATGATGTCCAATTTGGCTTTGCTGGTGGAAATGGCTGGGGCGAAGCATCCTTTTTGAGACAGGAAGAACAGTCTTTTCTTATTTTTGATTTTGATATCGAAAACGCAGATCTGGATGAGTCGCTCCAACGCATCGCTTCGGTTAAGGAAATTGAAGAAGAGGAAGAAACAGCCCCCAGTAATGAGAAGGACCAAGAGCCACTTGAAGGAAAGCTTCAGATCCATGTGAACGGGATATCACCAGCTGGGTATGGCTTGGATCGAGTCATGGCCAAAGGAGAAATTGAAATCACTGAAGGGAATCTCGCACAGATTCCACTCTTTGGCCCTCTCTCCGACTTATTACCCTTCACCAAACTACAATTGAATGAAGCCAAGTCCTATTTTGCCTGGGACGATGGCAAAATGACTTTTCCAGACCTAGTTCTAACCGGTAAAACTGGACGTTTGGAAGGAATCGGTGACTACCACACCAGTAGTTCCCTCTTAGACTTCCAGGTTCAAATGTATCTCCTACGAGAGACCGATATCCCCTTGATTTCAGATATCATTATGCCCCTTTTCGATCCAGTCAGCCACATGGCTTCGGTTAATCTAAAGGGAACCCTGAAAAAACCAGAGTGGCGGTTCGCCATCAGCCCACTCAATCTGTTCGACTCAAAGCCCGAGGAAATCAAAGAAGAGCCCAAGGAAGAGCTGCAAGACTTCGAATTCCGGAAATAA